A genomic region of Panulirus ornatus isolate Po-2019 chromosome 24, ASM3632096v1, whole genome shotgun sequence contains the following coding sequences:
- the LOC139756995 gene encoding uncharacterized protein has protein sequence MSGTALSSYSNGGSGLQANTFADISPQVSYTNNNDTTSNMPSYPDTSNIDTPAINAENSTNTQESITPSYPDSESDSSSLRNSNSVTTKAKPSGQGFPITTDGKKEESDKDKESGCKMLVKEERIQPPPHMLEPPAANPTVTKRRRTVLSIAEKADLIRRLHNGESQRQLALEYGIGTSTVSDVKKHEAEILEYVETNGDFVAMTRRKLESGAKADVEEAVFGWLLKEVRRGEEVTGAEVMARARHEHQTLRGTDEFRASTGWLERFKRRYNIRSFKPGEEDNWRPIISRVTSIEASKAARGRRRGRPPLTRLADKARQAGQRDTKVATLEFLEQVLDGSSPTSVKSEVENPEESEYPELKPADDLFPDTQTTLQPLVSLEEGHMALDLPPVQEIPSAVEAASLLSKALVWAAAQPDTTPQELFVMKQLQTKAALRSIVKASH, from the exons ATGTCCGGAACAGCATTATCATCGTATAGCAACGGAGGCTCCGGTCTACAAGCAAACACCTTCGCTGACATTTCTCCCCAGGTATCTTACACCAACAATAATGACACCACCAGCAATATGCCATCTTATCCGGATACTAGCAACATTGACACACCGGCCATTAACGCAGAGAATAGTACCAACACACAAGAATCGATTACCCCCTCTTATCCGGATTCGGAAAGTGACTCTTCGTCTTTACGGAATTCCAACAGTGTGACCACTAAAGCGAAGCCAAGTGGTCAGGGATTTCCTATCACAACGGACGGTAAAAAGGAAGAATCAGATAAGGATAAGGAATCTGGGTGTAAGATGTTAGTGAAGGAGGAGCGGATTCAGCCACCGCCCCATATGTTGGAACCACCAGCAGCCAACCCGACAG TGACCAAGCGTCGACGCACGGTGCTGTCGATCGCCGAGAAGGCCGACCTGATTCGCCGTCTGCACAATGGTGAGTCACAGAGGCAGCTGGCGTTAGAGTATGGCATCGGCACCTCCACAGTCTCCGATGTGAAGAAACACGAAGCGGAGATCTTGGAATATGTGGAGACCAACGGAGACTTCGTGGCCATGACCAGGAGGAAGCTGGAGTCTGGGGCCAAGGCTGACGTTGAGGAGGCTGTGTTTGGGTGGCTGCTCAAG GAAGTgcggcggggggaggaggtgacggGAGCGGAGGTGATGGCGCGGGCGAGGCACGAACATCAGACTCTGCGGGGGACCGACGAATTCCGAGCCAGCACCGGCTGGCTAGAGCGGTTCAAGCGACGTTACAATATCCGCTCCTTCAAGCCTGGCGAGGAAGACAACTGGCGGCCCATCATCTCGAGGGTTACGTCCATTGAGGCAAGCAAGGCTGCACGGGGCAGGCGGCGAGGTAGGCCGCCTCTAACTAGGCTGGCGGACAAGGCTAGACAAGCCGGTCAGAGGGACACTAAAGTAGCCACCTTAGAGTTTCTGGAACAGGTCCTGGACGGCTCCTCGCCAACGTCAGTCAAGTCAGAAGTCGAGAACCCCGAGGAGAGTGAGTACCCGGAGTTGAAACCCGCCGACGACCTCTTCCCGGACACCCAGACTACATTGCAGCCGCTGGTCAGTCTGGAGGAGGGACACATGGCCTTAGATCTTCCTCCTGTACAGGAAATTCCTTCCGCAGTCGAGGCTGCAAGTCTCCTGTCGAAGGCGTTGGTGTGGGCGGCAGCACAGCCAGACACTACACCACAGGAACTATTCGTCATGAAGCAGTTACAGACGAAGGCAGCACTCCGTTCCATCGTGAAAGCGTCCCActga